One segment of Candidatus Hydrogenedens sp. DNA contains the following:
- a CDS encoding DUF169 domain-containing protein: protein MRTILSDLLFLKYEPVAILWSNQKPENAIEFKPGKWGCVIWWFVSAAKGKTAVFSRETYGCWGGGVGLGFGNLYKDFPGGEECFCRFLSTGNKGNPIGEGVAEQIKNFVTHEFLQDFLYGEGYLSSPEQVQNFIQTLPIINIPYDYVIFKPLSQVNPDIEQPKTVVFLVEPHQLSALIILANFQSKTMNNVIVPYSAGCQTIGIWAYTNDDGEPKAVIGLTDVSARLNVKKQIGDNYLTIAFPWELFLQVEKDAPNSFLVKEIWKHLTKGE, encoded by the coding sequence ATGAGAACAATTCTTTCCGATTTATTGTTCCTGAAATATGAGCCAGTAGCAATACTATGGTCAAATCAGAAACCAGAAAATGCCATAGAATTTAAACCCGGTAAATGGGGTTGTGTCATTTGGTGGTTTGTAAGTGCCGCAAAAGGTAAGACGGCTGTTTTTTCTCGTGAAACCTATGGATGTTGGGGTGGTGGTGTCGGGCTTGGTTTTGGAAACCTATATAAGGATTTTCCCGGAGGAGAAGAGTGTTTTTGTAGGTTTCTTTCCACAGGAAACAAAGGAAATCCTATTGGTGAAGGGGTTGCCGAACAAATTAAAAATTTTGTTACCCATGAATTTCTACAAGATTTTCTATATGGAGAAGGGTATCTATCTTCCCCAGAACAGGTACAGAATTTTATTCAGACATTACCTATAATAAATATCCCGTATGATTATGTTATCTTTAAGCCACTATCTCAAGTAAATCCAGATATAGAACAACCTAAGACAGTCGTTTTTTTAGTAGAACCCCATCAATTGTCCGCATTAATAATCCTTGCCAATTTCCAAAGTAAAACAATGAATAATGTCATTGTCCCATATTCGGCTGGGTGCCAGACGATAGGTATTTGGGCGTATACAAATGATGATGGAGAACCCAAAGCCGTTATTGGGTTGACCGATGTTTCTGCTCGATTAAATGTAAAAAAACAAATAGGTGATAACTATTTAACAATTGCTTTTCCATGGGAGTTGTTTTTACAAGTAGAAAAGGACGCTCCAAACAGTTTTTTAGTAAAAGAAATATGGAAGCATTTAACAAAAGGGGAATAA
- a CDS encoding corrinoid protein → MENILEQIAICVERGKINKNSPYPPDLKGQDGAEELVQQALAMGIPASQILSDGLMKGMSVIGKKFSCNEVFVPDVLMAARAMNAGMPFLKSAFERGEAKHKGIFIIGTVQGDLHDIGKNLVRMMMEGVGWKVIDLGVDTSPEKFLQALKENPGAVVGMSALLTTTMMNMEKAVKVLKSEVPDVTVVVGGAPLTQDFCNKIGADAYSPDPQGCIEYLDAKLGLAS, encoded by the coding sequence ATGGAAAATATTCTGGAACAAATTGCAATTTGCGTTGAAAGAGGTAAAATTAACAAGAATTCTCCCTATCCACCTGATTTAAAAGGACAAGATGGAGCCGAAGAATTGGTTCAACAAGCCCTTGCAATGGGAATACCTGCAAGTCAAATACTAAGTGATGGATTAATGAAAGGTATGAGTGTGATTGGTAAAAAATTTAGTTGTAATGAGGTATTTGTTCCGGATGTTTTGATGGCAGCACGTGCAATGAATGCGGGTATGCCGTTTTTGAAAAGTGCTTTTGAAAGAGGTGAAGCGAAACATAAAGGAATTTTTATTATCGGAACGGTTCAAGGTGATTTACACGATATAGGCAAAAATCTTGTACGGATGATGATGGAAGGTGTAGGTTGGAAAGTGATTGATTTAGGTGTAGATACTTCCCCAGAGAAATTCCTTCAAGCACTAAAAGAAAATCCGGGTGCGGTAGTAGGAATGAGTGCCTTATTGACCACTACCATGATGAATATGGAAAAGGCAGTTAAGGTATTGAAATCAGAAGTTCCCGATGTTACGGTAGTTGTAGGAGGAGCTCCGTTAACGCAAGACTTTTGTAATAAGATAGGTGCAGATGCCTATTCCCCAGACCCACAAGGTTGTATCGAATATCTCGATGCAAAATTAGGTTTAGCAAGTTAG
- the chrA gene encoding chromate efflux transporter — MKPSQNNTNNNTPSSISLFQLCWEFLKIGTIGFGGGWVVISLIHNRFVTQKKLISDEDFSVGLSLSQFLGALAVNTTSFVGRKLKGIKGSIVAAFFFLLPSFVIVCILAGFYFKFNKVFDFESILKGISPVIIALMLSTAFDLSIKIKKDLAFLFILFFVIIGGLFNINYVLLLIVSGVFQILFFHSKRNKTGENTLHSIYFLQNPYYLFSGVPAFLSIIGSPSFFTIGLVFFGIGFIFFGGGYALLPLLQNIFVNKLHWISNHDFIVGIAISQATPGPFAIIATFMGYYLKGVIGAFIATFMIFLPAFVFLQILISLQNNFKDNENVQAFIKGINIAIIGQLILLSYHFSIETLTPIFVPSIIFLLISLVLFFIYKTPPVILIAIGIVYGLLFIK, encoded by the coding sequence ATGAAACCATCTCAAAACAATACAAATAATAACACACCAAGCTCTATATCCCTATTCCAGTTATGCTGGGAGTTTTTGAAAATAGGGACGATTGGCTTTGGTGGTGGTTGGGTAGTTATTTCATTAATTCACAATCGTTTCGTAACACAAAAAAAACTTATCAGTGATGAGGATTTTTCCGTAGGTCTCAGTCTTAGTCAATTTTTAGGTGCTTTGGCTGTAAATACAACTTCATTCGTGGGAAGAAAATTAAAAGGAATAAAGGGTTCTATTGTTGCCGCATTTTTCTTTTTACTCCCCTCCTTTGTAATTGTCTGTATTCTTGCAGGATTTTATTTTAAATTTAACAAAGTATTTGATTTTGAAAGCATATTAAAAGGTATTTCTCCTGTAATTATCGCTCTCATGCTTTCCACCGCATTTGATTTATCTATCAAAATTAAAAAGGACCTGGCGTTTTTATTTATTTTGTTCTTTGTAATTATTGGCGGTTTATTCAATATTAATTATGTGCTATTGCTTATTGTATCCGGTGTTTTTCAAATATTATTTTTTCATTCAAAACGAAATAAAACAGGTGAAAATACCCTCCATTCCATTTACTTTCTACAAAATCCTTATTATTTGTTTTCAGGGGTTCCAGCCTTTCTTTCCATCATAGGAAGCCCTTCTTTTTTTACGATAGGCTTGGTATTTTTTGGAATAGGTTTTATCTTTTTTGGTGGAGGATATGCTCTCCTCCCCCTTCTTCAAAATATCTTCGTAAACAAACTTCACTGGATTTCCAATCATGATTTTATTGTAGGAATAGCCATAAGCCAAGCAACACCGGGACCTTTTGCTATAATTGCGACTTTTATGGGATATTATTTAAAAGGTGTTATCGGGGCTTTTATTGCTACTTTTATGATTTTTTTACCTGCGTTTGTGTTTTTACAGATACTTATCAGCCTACAAAATAACTTCAAGGATAATGAAAATGTTCAGGCTTTTATAAAAGGTATTAATATAGCCATCATAGGGCAATTAATTCTTTTATCCTACCATTTCTCTATAGAAACACTAACCCCTATTTTCGTTCCCTCAATTATTTTCTTACTTATTAGTCTGGTGCTGTTTTTTATTTATAAAACGCCGCCTGTTATTCTTATTGCTATAGGAATTGTCTACGGACTACTCTTTATCAAATAA
- a CDS encoding PilT/PilU family type 4a pilus ATPase, with product MFIGSQSKSTIMDIFRIGLHEVIRATGVPSEVKIATEGCSLIAKSNDLSKKVDSIQITFATRESANHDEINKAFDETRIGVRSKCEDGLCKVLVPGFNWKQLPLLLPLDDVIERYTKSTLRSRTWQLEVLSYVNTGFNINVMIEMMKAKNASDLHLRAGARPYIRVDNDLSPLDLPPLNAEDMKDLLYQLGGQEQVDMLYTERETSFQYHAAGVGYLRCSGYIKMGAPALAIRLIPEEPLPFEKLNIPEVVRDVCNKHRGLFLVCGITGSGKSTTLAAMVDYINATRSANIITIEDPIEYVYSDKKSIVSQRQVGRDTLSFANALRGSLREDPDVILVGEMRDRDTIRAGLSAAETGHLVFSTLHTTTAVDTVNRIISYFPQNERDLIRQELAYSLQGVVCQRLLKRVGGGRIPCLEILLGGKPIVRDAILEGDLDKLHGIMEVDGDMKSFDQYAVELYQKGLVSKEEAMSACSNEEAFERIVSGIKSSEGRKILK from the coding sequence ATGTTTATAGGTAGTCAATCCAAGTCAACAATCATGGATATTTTTAGAATTGGGCTTCACGAAGTAATCCGGGCAACAGGCGTACCATCGGAAGTAAAAATTGCTACGGAAGGATGTAGTCTTATTGCCAAATCTAACGATTTGAGTAAAAAAGTAGATTCAATACAGATTACATTTGCTACCAGAGAATCTGCAAACCATGATGAAATAAATAAGGCATTTGACGAGACCCGAATAGGTGTCCGTTCCAAGTGTGAAGACGGCTTATGTAAGGTCTTAGTTCCCGGCTTTAACTGGAAGCAATTACCACTTCTTTTGCCTCTTGATGATGTAATCGAGAGATATACAAAATCAACACTTCGTTCTCGTACATGGCAATTAGAGGTTCTTTCCTATGTAAATACAGGTTTCAATATTAATGTAATGATAGAAATGATGAAGGCAAAAAATGCCTCAGATTTGCATTTGAGAGCCGGTGCCAGACCTTATATCCGTGTAGATAATGACCTATCTCCTTTAGATTTGCCTCCCTTAAACGCAGAAGATATGAAAGATTTGTTATATCAATTGGGAGGACAGGAACAAGTGGATATGTTATATACAGAGCGCGAAACCAGTTTCCAATACCATGCTGCGGGGGTAGGTTATCTCCGTTGTAGTGGTTATATCAAAATGGGTGCACCCGCTCTGGCTATTCGTTTAATTCCTGAAGAACCTCTACCTTTTGAAAAGTTAAACATTCCCGAAGTTGTTCGCGATGTATGTAATAAACACAGGGGGCTTTTCCTTGTCTGTGGTATTACGGGAAGTGGTAAATCTACTACCTTAGCAGCGATGGTAGATTATATAAATGCAACTCGTTCTGCTAATATAATAACAATTGAAGACCCTATCGAATATGTGTATTCGGATAAAAAGAGTATCGTTTCTCAACGGCAGGTAGGTAGAGATACCTTATCCTTTGCCAATGCCTTGCGTGGTTCGTTGCGTGAAGACCCGGATGTAATTCTCGTTGGTGAAATGCGTGATAGGGATACTATACGTGCAGGATTAAGTGCGGCTGAAACAGGGCACCTTGTTTTCAGTACTCTCCATACGACAACAGCCGTAGATACAGTAAATCGTATTATCAGTTATTTCCCTCAGAATGAACGCGACCTAATCCGTCAGGAATTGGCATATTCACTTCAGGGAGTTGTATGTCAAAGATTATTGAAACGGGTGGGAGGTGGTAGAATTCCATGTCTGGAAATATTATTAGGCGGGAAACCTATTGTTCGCGATGCTATTCTTGAAGGTGACCTTGATAAACTTCATGGGATAATGGAGGTCGATGGCGATATGAAGAGTTTTGACCAATATGCTGTGGAATTATATCAAAAAGGGTTGGTATCCAAGGAAGAAGCAATGAGTGCCTGTTCGAATGAAGAAGCCTTCGAACGAATTGTTTCCGGTATTAAATCCTCAGAAGGTCGTAAGATTTTGAAATAA
- a CDS encoding aldose 1-epimerase family protein → MEKKTKTAKSWYEVSLLEMKKYAGQIDQIAGIQTSILQDGKAFPSRSALVYNGSGLEFSVYLDRCMDISHASYKGIPLGWRSTPGDVAPFYYEPEGIRWLRSYFGGLLTTCGVTNVGPPCEKSELTGEGLHGRISNTPAEDICIEKKWVEDKYYLSIKGKMRQTALFAENIVIERKVETYLGANYFKITDKITNEGFRKTPFMMLYHCNIGWPVVCEGARVYIPVKKTVPRDEIAKQGKDAWYEITTPAENYQERVYFHDVKTQKNGDVVIGIYHVKPKLESNFYGVYIKYNKTQLPKLVQWKMLGTGEYVVGLEPCNAGVLGRDETEKRGEMDYLKAGETRTHELEIGVIDEKTRKFFEKN, encoded by the coding sequence ATGGAAAAGAAGACAAAAACAGCAAAAAGTTGGTATGAAGTATCACTCTTAGAAATGAAAAAATATGCAGGTCAAATAGACCAGATTGCAGGTATTCAAACATCTATACTTCAAGATGGCAAAGCATTTCCATCGCGTTCCGCATTAGTATATAATGGTTCAGGTTTGGAGTTTTCTGTGTATTTAGACCGTTGTATGGATATTTCACATGCAAGTTATAAAGGAATTCCATTAGGTTGGCGTTCTACACCAGGCGATGTGGCTCCCTTTTACTACGAACCCGAAGGTATTCGCTGGTTACGAAGTTATTTTGGGGGGCTTCTAACTACCTGCGGTGTTACTAATGTTGGTCCTCCGTGTGAAAAAAGTGAATTGACAGGTGAAGGATTACATGGTAGAATTAGCAATACACCTGCGGAAGATATATGTATCGAAAAAAAATGGGTAGAGGATAAGTATTATTTATCTATAAAAGGTAAAATGAGACAGACGGCTCTTTTTGCAGAAAACATTGTAATTGAAAGGAAGGTCGAAACATATTTAGGTGCGAATTATTTTAAGATTACAGACAAAATAACAAATGAGGGTTTTCGTAAAACACCATTTATGATGTTATATCATTGTAATATTGGCTGGCCTGTAGTATGTGAAGGTGCCAGGGTCTATATCCCAGTTAAAAAAACCGTTCCAAGAGATGAAATTGCAAAACAGGGGAAAGACGCTTGGTATGAGATAACTACACCTGCCGAAAATTATCAGGAAAGAGTATATTTTCATGATGTCAAAACACAAAAAAATGGAGATGTTGTTATTGGTATTTATCATGTAAAACCGAAATTGGAATCCAATTTCTACGGGGTTTATATCAAATACAACAAGACGCAATTACCCAAATTAGTCCAATGGAAAATGTTAGGTACAGGCGAGTATGTAGTTGGATTAGAGCCGTGTAATGCAGGTGTATTGGGCAGAGATGAAACAGAAAAAAGAGGGGAAATGGACTATCTAAAAGCAGGAGAAACCAGGACCCATGAACTTGAAATTGGAGTTATTGATGAAAAAACAAGAAAATTTTTTGAAAAAAATTAG
- a CDS encoding alcohol dehydrogenase catalytic domain-containing protein, protein MKSLYFDGKELLIKEVPIPIQNKNEVLIKVLMAGICKTDLEIVKGYMGFKGILGHEFVGEVVDAQNKSLIGRRVVGEINCPCYCCSFCLRGMSNHCPKRTVLGIYNRDGVFAEYTTLPEKNLHIIPNGLSDEIAVFTEPVAAGYRILEQVQFNPNDFVVVLGDGRMGQIISQIINPYVRKLVCIGKHSQKMFLLNIFGIDTCLLDYWKDKNVDVVIDATGNPVAQSFALDILRPQGTLVIKSTTEQPNSINLSKLVVDEIKIIGSRCGPFERALEALAKKKVEVEYMISHKFAFEDIINAFELAQNKDCLKVLIDFRNDKG, encoded by the coding sequence ATGAAATCTTTATATTTTGATGGGAAAGAATTATTAATAAAAGAGGTTCCAATACCTATTCAGAATAAGAATGAAGTATTAATCAAGGTTTTGATGGCGGGGATATGTAAAACGGATTTAGAAATTGTAAAGGGATACATGGGTTTTAAGGGTATATTAGGGCATGAGTTTGTGGGGGAGGTTGTTGATGCACAGAATAAAAGTTTAATTGGTAGACGGGTGGTTGGGGAGATAAATTGTCCCTGCTATTGTTGCTCATTTTGCCTTAGAGGTATGTCGAATCACTGTCCGAAACGAACTGTGCTCGGGATATACAATAGAGATGGTGTGTTTGCGGAATATACTACACTTCCTGAAAAGAATTTACATATTATTCCTAATGGTTTATCTGACGAAATCGCTGTATTTACCGAACCTGTTGCAGCAGGATATCGGATTCTCGAACAAGTGCAATTTAACCCGAATGATTTTGTGGTAGTTTTAGGTGATGGGCGAATGGGACAAATTATTTCTCAAATTATAAATCCCTATGTTCGAAAATTGGTATGTATAGGGAAACACTCACAAAAAATGTTTTTATTAAATATATTTGGAATTGATACATGTTTATTAGATTATTGGAAAGATAAAAATGTAGATGTTGTAATAGATGCTACAGGGAATCCAGTGGCTCAATCCTTTGCATTAGATATATTGCGACCCCAAGGAACATTAGTCATAAAAAGCACCACTGAACAACCGAATAGTATAAATCTTTCTAAATTAGTTGTAGATGAAATCAAAATTATAGGTTCTCGTTGTGGTCCTTTTGAACGAGCATTGGAGGCATTAGCGAAAAAGAAAGTTGAAGTAGAATATATGATAAGCCATAAGTTTGCTTTTGAAGATATAATAAATGCATTCGAGTTGGCTCAAAATAAAGATTGCCTTAAAGTATTAATAGATTTTCGTAATGATAAAGGATAA
- a CDS encoding gamma-glutamylcyclotransferase: MEISFNKRTNDNPEKKGYANIIEDANEIVEGVLYEITEEEMKELDRYEGCPEHYERMKIEVTWDTGKKVIAETYIARKDKIGTGLLPTKEYLNRLLNAKPFLSPEYYERLKSQQTLD, from the coding sequence GTGGAAATTAGTTTTAATAAAAGAACCAATGATAATCCTGAAAAGAAGGGTTATGCGAACATTATCGAAGATGCTAACGAAATCGTTGAAGGGGTTTTGTATGAAATAACAGAAGAAGAAATGAAAGAGTTAGATAGGTATGAAGGTTGTCCCGAACATTATGAGAGAATGAAAATCGAAGTTACATGGGATACAGGGAAGAAAGTGATTGCAGAAACTTATATTGCAAGAAAAGATAAGATTGGTACTGGTTTGCTACCAACGAAGGAGTATCTAAATAGGTTACTTAATGCAAAACCATTTTTATCCCCTGAATATTATGAAAGATTAAAGTCTCAACAAACTCTGGATTAA
- a CDS encoding DUF2892 domain-containing protein, with translation MTIERYLRLIAGSFVLLSLALSYFHHPYWLFLTAFVGLNLFQSGITNWCPMVWILEKLGIPHQK, from the coding sequence ATGACGATTGAAAGGTATTTGCGACTTATTGCAGGGAGTTTTGTCTTACTCAGTTTAGCATTATCCTATTTTCATCACCCTTACTGGCTATTTTTAACTGCTTTTGTAGGGTTAAATCTTTTCCAATCGGGTATTACAAATTGGTGTCCTATGGTTTGGATACTTGAAAAATTAGGTATCCCTCATCAAAAATAA